From Oreochromis niloticus isolate F11D_XX linkage group LG14, O_niloticus_UMD_NMBU, whole genome shotgun sequence, one genomic window encodes:
- the LOC100706456 gene encoding nuclear mitotic apparatus protein 1 isoform X1 has protein sequence MEMNLAVKSLLAWVNSLKLCDSELTIDDLQDGVIVLRLVYMLKKQPIPCLNDATEDRFRVIAEFLERDCRFNASKSSSLRWDHIRDGISLTAEISKVLLLLVYHDMMNDHCTLNMLDCDVERELAHLTSSFVMESEGCVYLSEELDAHLRGKHLTFSQEIFEQSAATSGTNMSSISSFLGDESPFFHRTSRIKFLDIETVASSSVSSSPLEDVMNTPKFQLRKMQRQMIKERDYRDSLERELASKIALIEQRESHINQLQYRLDKLKEEQGDQEHVTKEQINVLEIKNNDLQKRLNEMLKQNKDLKTNTSLMERKVDELADENGVLSSQVRAVCSQLAVFETEVGRLTESQVSAQEEWRNKTNHLQSELNQATAQKELLTEQIQILQGKISCLEDEISKASKDEVGENMGPIVEREMLETEIRGLKNELETTHFSLKKAELEIHAKTQQLEECHQEIKEINEQRRVLQEEIRVLKLQLEQVEQQKNEQTDRLQQHIAACEQEIKKLQEIKQAKEDLLRQTEEKVNDLETKLTAATSLLAVKEQQINSLKDEVDMLTDETNKNKDEIQAKEEELSKLLLEKSNVQETLSDTIQILTAQVEDLSSSLKQAEQEIHMKQDLLDKTTQENVQQRELLQQQIAEHMEALEKQKTVSQDEMKRLNADIHAKEEQLARLETEASTRSELLQQELDDLNNQIKSMTHSLEMAKDQVQAREALMAKQQEESTLHIEELRKHISVLEAEVNRLKQEIQTKEAEVDEIKFDKCKESEALQNEIQTLQGQVQCLNESLKSATEQAEVKENLLKQKEFEFSQEKNSLQNMMMTSEDEVKRLREQVEAKEEQLITLQKEGSINSDMLQQEIETLKNQVCDTREALTKAEEEFQKQLIVLEKQEQESVVQKELLQRQLSASEEEMKRMKSEVQAKEEQMVRLETEASTRSELLQQELDDLNNQIKSMTHSLEMAKDQAQTREALMAKQQEESTLHIEELRKHISVLEAEVNRLKQEIQTKEAEVDEMKNDNCKESEALKNEIQTLQGQVQCLNEALKSATEQAEVKENLLKQKEFEFSQEKDSLQNMMMTSEDEVKRLREQVGAKEEQLITLQKEGSIHSDMLQQEIETLKSNVNTMRESLTKAEEEFQKQLVVLEKQEQESVVQKELLQRQLSASEEEMKRMKNDVQAKEEQMVRLETEASTRSKLLQQELDDLNNQIKSMTHSLEMAKDQAQAREALMAKQQEESTLQIEELRKHISVLEAEVNRLKQEIQTKEVEVDEMKTDKCKESEALQDEIQTLQGQVQCLNESLKTATEQAEVKENLLKQKEFEFSQEKDSLQNMMMTSEDEVKRLREQVEAKEEQLITLQKEGSVHSDMLQQEIETLKSNVNTMRESLTKAEEEFQKQLVVLEKQEQESVVQKELLQRQLSASEEEMKRMKNEVQAKEEQMVRLETEASTCSKLLQQELDDLNNQIKSMTHSLEMAKDQAQAREALMAKQQEESTLQIEELRKHISVLEAEVNRLKQEIQTKEVEVDEMKTDKCKESEALQDEIQTLQGQVQCLNESLKSATEQAEVKENLLKQKEFEFSQEKDSLQNMMMTSEDEVKRLREQVEAKEEQLITLQKEGSVHSDMLQQEIETLKKQVCDTSEYLTKAEEKVKVLQAELSVVNALAADKDQSINTLREEVTAQANLVQKTKAEAEASEKMVGEIKRESSKQTYVLQNEIQNLKEEVERLLAKEQKLVETQQESAQQINLLQQQLASATAELTQNEATHAANIRLKETVQEMQVTTLKEKEALVQEKQVLLVRILQAEKDHEAIVFEKERLLQANLALERENVASRKLESVLQQELEILKMQNEKLLKEREKAEEIELIKRDLQEQLATKSEAAEHYKAQMEKAANHYNSKKQLLQQSQEEVDALKLSLEAKEREMHTMIMEKKVLQLDLDKAQANEKTLSHRVASLEAQLACADQNLRVQNKIHATGGSATGSCFFEVPYSNSGVCTRAQVKRAMSSDSLDQSSLEDSLNSTRKLSAPDESSTPLVRSSERLAAKRRGLKAESLETLYFTPINTRQVKRTGAEEIMDSTQKNPTSSVKRRRTTQVINITMTKKTPGCGEADETFYSLASARSQPNLANANSARPVSMELFDTPARRTSCASDQLIGLPGYRRSTIHVQPTSTFCVGAENEPDGGPEDWLRIAELQARNKACLPHLKSSYPVESETGRSGPLVFTDEELRTGDPSDTIRRASMVPSQLRDSLISHRQSLMLGQVGAAAGTRSDRLSLMPGQLPSRTTSSYQLRSPKGTKQSSSTLSLHQTSPEKKMKASCFPRPLTPKNRSVSSGPSSSTLRAALSPADRRQSMMFTIENTPKSNNYLKKHLNKLRSSARKSPGNSLKKSPAQTSARKYQEKMPSGSSRAGVRQAGRTGNFKSPQVVMKGSRKSPQAASRSAKSPGLTASARKMMRRMKV, from the exons ATGGAGATGAACTTGGCTGTAAAGTCTTTACTTGCCTGG GTGAACAGTTTAAAACTCTGTGACTCAGAACTGACCATCGATGACTTGCAGGACGGAGTGATCGTACTTAGACTTGTTTATATGCT GAAAAAGCAGCCCATCCCCTGTCTAAATGATGCAACTGAGGATCGGTTCAGAGTCATTGCAGAGTTCCTAGAAA gGGACTGCAGATTTAATGCAAGCAAGAGCTCTTCTCTGCGTTGGGACCACATTAGAGATGGCATCAGCCTAACAGCTGAAATTTCAAAG GTGCTTTTGTTGCTTGTATACCATGATATGATGAATGACCACTGCACTCTGAACATGTTGGACTGCGATGTGGAG CGGGAGCTAGCACACCTAACTAGTTCCTTTGTGATGGAGAGTGAGGGTTGTGTTTATTTGAGCGAGGAACTTGACGCCCATCTGAGAGGAAAAC ATTTGACTTTCTCTCAAGAAATATTTGAGCAATCAGCAGCCACCTCTGGTACCAACATGTCAAGCATCTCTTCCTTCTTGGGTGATGAGTCTCCTTTCTTCCACCGAACCAGTAGAATAAAATTTCTGGACATAGAAACTGTGGCTTCTTCTTCAGTCAG CAGTTCTCCTCTGGAGGATGTAATGAACACACCGAAATTTCAGCTGAGGAAAATGCAGCGACAGATGATCAAGGAGCGAGACTACCGAGATAGTTTGGAGAGGGAGCTGGCCAGCAAGATTGCGCTCATTGAACAAAGAG AGTCTCACATTAACCAGTTGCAGTACCGCCTGGATAAACTAAAGGAAGAACAAGGTGATCAGGAGCATGTTACCAAAGAACAAATTAATGTGCTTGAGATCAAGAACAATGA ctTACAAAAGCGTCTTAATGAGATGCTGAAGCAAAATAAAGACCTCAAGACAAACACTTCACTCATGGAGCGCAAAGTGGATGAGCTTGCAGATGAAAACGGTGTGCTTTCTTCTCAG GTGAGAGCTGTGTGCTCACAGCTTGCCGTCTTTGAGACAGAAGTTGGTAGACTGACGGAAAGTCAAGTGTCTGCTCAGGAGGAGtggagaaacaaaacaaaccaccTACAGTCTGAGCTCAACCAAGCAACTGCTCAAAAG GAACTCCTTACAGAACAAATTCAAATCCTTCAAGGAAAGATTTCCTGTTTGGAGGATGAAATAAGCAAGGCCAGTAAGGACGAAGTAGGGGAAAATATGGGACCCATAGTAGAG AGAGAAATGTTGGAGACTGAAATCAGGGGTTTGAAGAATGAGCTAGAGACTACACATTTCTCCCTGAAAAAGGCTGAGCTGGAGATTCATGCTAAAACTCAGCAACTGGAGGAATGCCACCAAGAAATTAAGGAGATAAATGAGCAGAGGAGAGTTCTTCAGGAAGAGATCCGAGTCCTTAAGCTTCAGCTTGAGCAGGTTGAGCAACAAAAAAATGAGCAGACAGACAGGCTACAACAGCATATTGCTGCTTGTGagcaagaaataaaaaaactacaGGAAATTAAGCAAGCAAAGGAAGATCTTCTTCGTCAGACTGAAGAAAAGGTGAATGATCTTGAGACAAAGTTAACTGCTGCTACTTCTCTGTTGGCTGTTAAAGAGCAGCAAATTAACAGTCTCAAAGATGAAGTTGACATGCTTACAGATGAaactaacaaaaacaaagatgaaatTCAAGCCAAAGAAGAAGAGCTTTCCAAGTTACTTCTTGAAAAGTCTAATGTGCAAGAAACTCTCAGTGACACAATCCAGATCTTAACAGCTCAAGTGGAAGACCTTAGTTCATCTCTCAAACAGGCGGAGCAGGAAATTCACATGAAGCAAGACTTGCTGGATAAAACCACACAAGAGAATGTCCAACAAAGAGAGCTACTTCAACAACAAATTGCTGAACACATGGAAGCACTCGAGAAGCAGAAGACAGTGTCTCAAGATGAAATGAAGAGGCTAAATGCAGATATTCATGCTAAGGAAGAACAGTTGGCTCGGCTAGAGACTGAGGCCTCTACACGCTCTGAATTGCTGCAGCAAGAGCTTGATGATCTGAACAACCAAATCAAAAGCATGACCCATTCTCTTGAGATGGCCAAGGACCAGGTTCAAGCCAGAGAAGCTCTAATGGCCAAACAGCAAGAGGAAAGCACTTTGCACATTGAGGAGCTTAGGAAACACATTTCAGTTCTTGAGGCAGAAGTGAATCGACTGAAGCAGGAAATCCAGACTAAAGAGGCTGAAGTAGATGAGATCAAGTTTGACAAATGCAAGGAGTCAGAAGCTCTACAGAATGAGATCCAAACTCTTCAGGGTCAAGTACAGTGTTTGAATGAATCACTGAAGAGTGCAACAGAGCAGGCTGAGGTTAAAGAAAACCTGCTGAAACAAAAGGAATTTGAGTTTTCTCAGGAAAAGAACTCTCTACAAAACATGATGATGACCTCAGAAGATGAGGTAAAGCGGCTGAGGGAGCAGGTCGAGGCCAAAGAAGAACAACTGATCACACTTCAAAAGGAGGGTTCGATCAACTCTGACATGCTACAACAAGAGATCGAAACTCTGAAAAACCAAGTATGTGACACGAGAGAGGCTCTCACAAAAGCAGAGGAGGAGTTTCAAAAGCAGCTAATTGTGCTTGAAAAACAGGAGCAGGAGAGTGTCGTCCAGAAAGAGCTGTTGCAGCGACAACTGTCTGCCTCTGAGGAAGAGATGAAGCGAATGAAAAGTGAGGTCCAGGCAAAAGAGGAACAGATGGTTCGGCTAGAGACTGAGGCCTCTACACGCTCTGAATTGTTGCAGCAAGAGCTTGATGATCTGAACAACCAAATCAAAAGCATGACCCATTCTCTTGAGATGGCCAAGGACCAGGCTCAAACCAGAGAAGCTCTAATGGCCAAACAACAAGAGGAAAGCACTTTGCACATTGAGGAGCTTAGGAAACACATTTCAGTTCTTGAGGCAGAAGTGAATCGACTGAAGCAGGAAATCCAGACTAAAGAGGCTGAGGTAGATGAGATGAAGAACGACAACTGTAAGGAGTCAGAAGCTCTAAAGAATGAGATCCAAACTCTTCAAGGTCAAGTACAGTGTTTGAATGAAGCACTGAAGAGTGCAACAGAGCAGGCTGAGGTTAAAGAAAACCTACTGAAACAAAAGGAATTTGAGTTTTCTCAGGAAAAGGACTCTTTACAAAACATGATGATGACCTCAGAAGATGAGGTAAAGCGGCTGAGGGAGCAGGTCGGGGCCAAAGAAGAACAACTGATCACACTTCAAAAAGAGGGCTCAATACACTCTGACATGCTACAACAAGAGATTGAAACTCTAAAGTCCAATGTGAATACTATGAGAGAATCTCTCACAAAAGCAGAGGAGGAGTTTCAAAAGCAGCTAGTTGTGCTTGAAAAACAGGAGCAGGAGAGCGTCGTCCAGAAAGAGCTGTTGCAGCGACAACTGTCTGCTTCTGAGGAAGAGATGAAGCGAATGAAAAATGATGTCCAGGCAAAAGAGGAACAGATGGTTCGGCTAGAGACTGAGGCCTCTACACGCTCTAAATTGTTGCAGCAAGAGCTTGATGATCTGAACAACCAAATCAAAAGCATGACCCATTCTCTTGAGATGGCCAAGGACCAGGCTCAAGCCAGAGAAGCTCTAATGGCCAAACAGCAAGAGGAAAGCACTTTGCAGATTGAGGAGCTTAGGAAACACATTTCAGTTCTTGAGGCAGAAGTGAATCGACTGAAGCAGGAAATCCAGACTAAAGAGGTTGAGGTAGATGAGATGAAGACTGACAAATGCAAGGAGTCAGAAGCTCTACAGGATGAGATCCAAACTCTTCAGGGTCAAGTACAGTGTTTGAATGAATCACTGAAGACTGCAACAGAGCAGGCTGAGGTTAAAGAAAACCTACTGAAACAAAAGGAATTTGAGTTTTCTCAGGAAAAGGACTCTTTACAAAACATGATGATGACCTCAGAAGATGAGGTAAAGCGGCTGAGGGAGCAGGTCGAGGCCAAAGAAGAACAACTGATCACACTTCAAAAAGAGGGTTCGGTCCACTCTGACATGCTACAACAAGAGATCGAAACTCTAAAATCCAATGTGAATACTATGAGAGAATCTCTCACAAAAGCAGAGGAGGAGTTTCAAAAGCAGCTAGTTGTGCTTGAAAAACAGGAGCAGGAGAGCGTCGTCCAGAAAGAGCTGTTGCAGCGACAACTGTCTGCCTCTGAGGAAGAGATGAAGCGAATGAAAAATGAGGTCCAGGCAAAAGAGGAACAGATGGTTCGGCTAGAGACTGAGGCCTCTACATGCTCTAAATTGTTGCAGCAAGAGCTTGATGATCTGAACAACCAAATCAAAAGCATGACCCATTCTCTTGAGATGGCCAAGGACCAGGCTCAAGCCAGAGAAGCTCTAATGGCCAAACAGCAAGAGGAAAGCACTTTGCAGATTGAGGAGCTTAGGAAACACATTTCAGTTCTTGAGGCAGAAGTGAATCGACTGAAGCAGGAAATCCAGACTAAAGAGGTTGAGGTAGATGAGATGAAGACTGACAAATGCAAGGAGTCAGAAGCTCTACAGGATGAGATCCAAACTCTTCAGGGTCAAGTACAGTGTTTGAATGAATCACTGAAGAGTGCAACAGAGCAGGCTGAGGTTAAAGAAAACCTGCTGAAACAAAAGGAATTTGAGTTTTCTCAGGAAAAGGACTCTTTACAAAACATGATGATGACCTCAGAAGATGAGGTAAAGCGGCTGAGGGAGCAGGTCGAGGCCAAAGAAGAACAACTGATCACACTTCAAAAAGAGGGTTCGGTCCACTCTGACATGCTGCAGCAAGAGATTGAAACTCTGAAAAAACAAGTATGTGACACGAGTGAGTATCTCACAAAAGCAGAGGAAAAGGTTAAAGTCCTTCAGGCAGAGTTGTCAGTTGTCAATGCGCTCGCAGCTGATAAAGACCAGAGTATAAACACACTCAGAGAGGAGGTCACTGCTCAAGCTAACTtggtacaaaaaacaaaagctgaagctgaagccAGTGAGAAAATGGTGGGTGAAATAAAACGGGAGAGCTCCAAACAGACCTATGTTCTCCAAAATGAGATCCAGAATTTGAAGGAGGAGGTGGAAAGGCTTCTGGCCAAAGAGCAGAAATTAGTTGAAACTCAGCAAGAGTCTGCTCAGCAAATAAACCTCCTTCAGCAACAACTTGCATCTGCAACTGCAGAGTTGACACAGAATGAAGCAACACATGCTGCAAACATCAGGTTGAAAGAAACCGTGCAGGAGATGCAGGTTACCACACTCAAGGAGAAGGAGGCTCTTGTTCAAGAAAAACAGGTGCTTTTGGTCAGAATACTCCAGGCAGAAAAGGATCACGAAGCCATAGTTTTTGAGAAGGAAAGACTTCTCCAAGCCAACCTGGCCCTTGAGAGGGAGAATGTAGCCTCACGGAAGCTTGAGTCTGTACTGCAGCAAGAGCTGGAAATACTGAAAATGCAGAATGAGAAATTGTTGAAAGAgcgagagaaagcagaagaaattGAGCTAATCAAGAGAGATCTGCAGGAACAGCTTGCCACTAAATCAGAGGCTGCTGAACACTACAAGGCTCAG ATGGAGAAGGCTGCAAATCATTACAACAGCAAGAAGCAGCTTCTCCAGCAAAGCCAAGAAGAAGTGGATGCTCTCAAGCTTTCTCTTGAAGCTAAAGAGCGTGAAATGCACACTATGATAATGGAAAAGAAAGTACTTCAGCTTGATTTGGACAAGGCTCAAGCCAATGAGAAGACACTTTCACACAGGGTGGCCAGCTTGGAGGCACAG CTGGCCTGTGCTGACCAGAATTTGAGAGTACAGAACAAGATTCATGCCACTGGAGGCAGTGCAACAGGCTCGTGTTTCTTTGAGGTGCCTTACTCAAACTCGGGGGTTTGCACTAGAGCACAGGTGAAGAGAGCTATGAGCTCAGATAGCCTGGACCAGAGCAGTCTGGAAGACTCTCTGAACTCCACAAG AAAACTGTCAGCGCCCGATGAATCCAGCACACCACTTGTTCGCAGTTCAGAACGCTTGGCAGCCAAACGCCGGGGTCTAAAGGCCGAGTCACTGGAAACTTTGTACTTTACTCCTATAAACACCAGACAAGTCAAGAG AACCGGAGCAGAGGAAATTATGGATTCAACCCAAAAAAATCCCACTTCGTCAGTCAAACGCCGAAGAACCACACAGGTTATAAACATCACTATGACCAAG AAGACCCCGGGCTGCGGCGAAGCTGATGAGACCTTCTACAGCCTGGCTTCAGCTCGCTCCCAGCCAAACCTTGCTAATGCAAACTCCGCCCGGCCCGTGTCTATGGAGCTGTTTGACACTCCCGCCAGAAGGACCAGCTGTGCCAGCGACCAACTCATTGGGCTTCCAGGGTACAGACGGAGCACCATCCACGTACAGC CCACCAGTACCTTCTGTGTCGGAGCAGAAAACGAGCCTGACGGTGGACCTGAAGACTGGCTGAGGATTGCGGAGCTCCAGGCCAGGAACAAGGCCTGTCTGCCTCATCTAAAGAGCAGCTACCCTGTTGAGTCTGAG ACTGGAAGGAGTGGTCCATTGGTTTTCACAGACGAAGAGCTACGTACAGGTGACCCGTCTGACACAATCCGCCGAGCGTCTATGGTTCCAAGCCAGCTGCGGGATTCCCTCATCTCCCATCGACAGTCTCTCATGTTGGGACAGGTGGGTGCTGCTGCTGGTACTCGCTCCGACCGTCTGTCCTTGATGCCAGGCCAACTACCCTCAAGGACCACCAGCTCCTATCAGCTGAGGAGCCCAAAAGGCACAAAGCAGTCTTCATCCACGTTGTCCCTACACCAAACTTCACCTGAG aaaaagatgaaagcCAGCTGCTTCCCTCGTCCACTCACCCCGAAAAACAGGAGCGTGAGCAGTGGTCCTTCTAGCTCTACTCTTCGTGCTGCCCTCAGCCCA GCTGACCGGAGGCAGTCAATGATGTTTACCATTGAAAACACCCCTAAAAGCAATAACTACCTGAAGAAACATCTGAACAAGCTACGCAGCTCTGCACGAAAATCCCCAGGCAACAGCTTAAAGAAGTCGCCCGCTCAGACGAGCGCACGCAAGTACCAGGAAAAAATGCCATCGGGTAGTTCACGTGCTGGTGTGAGACAAGCTGGGAGAACTGGAAACTTTAAATCACCTCAGGTGGTAATGAAAGGATCGAGGAAATCTCCCCAAGCCGCTAGCAGATCTGCAAAGTCTCCTGGATTGACAGCCAGTGCTCGCAAG ATGATGCGAAGGATGAAAGTCTGA